In a single window of the Micromonospora inositola genome:
- a CDS encoding DUF3152 domain-containing protein, with product MTSSSPYDPPAEPDHGPARPADPPRLDFDRPPAVTAHQRPVRPTGRRVRGRRRRTVLLLVALLAVAGTVAGLTELTPRPADQRPATAGNPRPASGLGADPRVEPGRYRTQASGSFAAADGRSPVRGYDGPLRRYRVAVEQGVGQDVDAFAATVDEVLGDRRSWIASDELRLQRVTEEAAADFTIYLATPATSERMCAEGGLTTERYTSCRLPGQVIINLARWMESVPDYGAPLEIYRTYVINHEVGHELGEEHQACPGPGEPAPVMQQQTYGLDGCVANAWPYVDGSRYSGEPVDGV from the coding sequence ATGACGTCGTCGTCCCCTTACGACCCGCCTGCCGAGCCCGACCACGGGCCGGCCCGTCCCGCCGACCCGCCCCGGCTCGACTTCGACCGTCCGCCGGCGGTGACCGCTCACCAGAGGCCGGTCCGACCGACCGGGCGTCGGGTACGGGGTCGCCGTCGGCGCACCGTCCTGCTGCTGGTCGCCCTGCTGGCGGTGGCCGGCACGGTGGCCGGCCTGACCGAGCTCACCCCCCGACCGGCGGACCAACGGCCCGCGACCGCCGGGAATCCACGGCCGGCCAGCGGGCTCGGCGCGGACCCCCGGGTGGAGCCCGGACGGTACCGGACCCAGGCCTCCGGCAGCTTCGCCGCCGCCGACGGCCGCTCCCCGGTACGCGGGTACGACGGCCCGCTGCGCCGCTACCGGGTCGCCGTCGAGCAGGGCGTCGGGCAGGACGTGGACGCCTTCGCCGCCACCGTGGACGAGGTGCTGGGCGACCGGCGCAGCTGGATCGCCTCCGACGAGCTGCGGTTGCAGCGGGTGACCGAGGAGGCCGCCGCCGACTTCACCATCTACCTGGCCACCCCGGCGACCTCGGAGCGGATGTGCGCCGAGGGCGGGCTGACCACCGAGCGGTACACCTCCTGTCGGCTCCCCGGCCAGGTGATCATCAACCTGGCCCGCTGGATGGAGTCGGTACCCGACTACGGCGCGCCGCTGGAGATCTACCGCACGTACGTGATCAACCACGAGGTCGGGCACGAGCTCGGCGAGGAACACCAGGCCTGCCCCGGGCCGGGGGAGCCCGCCCCGGTGATGCAACAGCAGACGTACGGGTTGGACGGCTGCGTCGCCAACGCCTGGCCGTACGTCGACGGCTCCCGCTACTCCGGCGAGCCGGTGGACGGCGTCTGA
- a CDS encoding glutamate-5-semialdehyde dehydrogenase translates to MSVVEQARRARDAAEALAVATRTVKDAALHAMADELVARTPEILAANATDLAAGREAGLTAAVLDRLALDLGRVAGIADSLRQMAALPDPVGEVVRGSTLPNGLELRQVRVPFGVVGIIYEARPNVTVDAAGICLKSGNAALLRGSSSAAHSNAALVAVLRDAVAGAGLPADAVQLLDAGSRDSVKELMRARGLVDVLIPRGGASLIRTVVEESTVPVIETGVGNCHVYVDAAADVAKAVAVTLNAKTQRLSTCNTAESLLVHAGIADAFVPPMLAAFADAGVTVHGDARVAAYSAAVVPATEEDFATEYLSADISVAVVDSLDAAVAHIRRYGTGHTEAIVTDSQPAAREFVARVDAAAVMVNASTRFTDGGEFGFGAEIGISTQKLHARGPMGLPELTSTKYVVTGDGHLR, encoded by the coding sequence ATGAGCGTCGTCGAGCAGGCCCGGCGGGCCCGGGACGCGGCGGAGGCGCTGGCCGTCGCCACCCGTACGGTCAAAGACGCCGCGCTTCACGCGATGGCCGACGAGCTGGTGGCGCGTACCCCGGAGATCCTGGCCGCGAACGCGACGGACCTGGCGGCCGGGCGGGAGGCCGGGCTGACCGCGGCCGTGCTGGACCGGCTGGCGCTCGACCTGGGCCGGGTGGCCGGCATCGCGGACTCGCTGCGCCAGATGGCCGCCCTGCCCGACCCGGTCGGCGAGGTGGTCCGCGGCTCGACCCTGCCCAACGGCCTGGAGCTGCGGCAGGTCCGGGTGCCGTTCGGGGTGGTCGGGATCATCTACGAGGCCCGCCCGAACGTCACCGTGGACGCCGCCGGGATCTGCCTGAAGTCCGGCAACGCCGCGCTGCTGCGCGGCTCCTCCTCGGCCGCCCACTCCAACGCCGCGCTGGTCGCGGTGCTCCGCGACGCGGTCGCCGGGGCCGGCCTGCCGGCGGACGCGGTGCAGCTGCTCGACGCCGGCTCGCGCGACTCGGTCAAGGAGCTGATGCGCGCCCGCGGCCTGGTCGACGTGCTGATCCCGCGCGGCGGCGCGTCGCTGATCCGGACCGTCGTGGAGGAGTCCACCGTCCCGGTGATCGAGACCGGGGTGGGCAACTGTCACGTCTACGTGGACGCCGCCGCCGACGTCGCCAAGGCAGTAGCGGTCACCCTGAACGCCAAGACCCAGCGCCTCTCCACCTGCAACACCGCGGAGTCGCTGCTGGTGCACGCGGGGATCGCCGACGCGTTCGTGCCGCCGATGCTGGCCGCCTTCGCCGACGCCGGGGTGACCGTGCACGGCGACGCCCGGGTGGCCGCGTACTCCGCCGCGGTCGTCCCGGCCACCGAGGAGGACTTCGCCACCGAGTACCTCTCGGCGGACATCTCGGTCGCCGTGGTCGACTCGCTGGACGCGGCAGTCGCGCACATCCGCCGGTACGGCACCGGCCACACCGAGGCGATCGTCACCGACTCGCAGCCCGCCGCCCGGGAGTTCGTGGCCCGGGTCGACGCGGCGGCCGTGATGGTCAACGCCTCCACCCGGTTCACCGACGGCGGCGAGTTCGGCTTCGGCGCGGAGATCGGCATCTCCACCCAGAAGCTGCACGCCCGCGGCCCGATGGGACTGCCCGAGCTGACCAGCACCAAGTACGTGGTCACCGGGGACGGCCACCTGCGCTGA
- the proB gene encoding glutamate 5-kinase, translating into MREAVTAARRIVVKIGSSSLTTAAGGLDDARVDALVDTLGALAADGREVVLVSSGAIAAGLAPLGLARRPRDLATQQAAASVGQGLLIGRYAASFARHGLTVGQVLLTVDDVTRRVHYRNAYRTLRKLLDLRAVPIVNENDTVATEEIRFGDNDRLAALVAALVHADLLVLLSDVDALWTGDPTRPESTRITEVRGDRELAGVDIGGAGRAGVGTGGMVTKVEAARIATGFGIPVVLTAAPLAAPALAGEPVGTLFHPERQRPAARLFWLAHATTPRGRLHLDPGAVQAVVGRRKSLLPAGITAVDGAFTAGDPVDLVDAEGAPVARGLVNYDAVELPGLLGRSTGELAAALGPAYEREVVHRDDLVLL; encoded by the coding sequence GTGCGCGAAGCAGTCACGGCCGCCCGGCGGATCGTCGTCAAGATCGGCTCGTCCTCGTTGACCACCGCGGCGGGCGGGCTGGACGACGCCCGGGTGGACGCGCTGGTCGACACCCTCGGCGCGCTGGCCGCCGACGGCCGCGAGGTGGTGCTGGTCTCCTCCGGCGCGATCGCCGCCGGCCTCGCCCCGCTCGGACTGGCCCGGCGCCCGCGCGACCTGGCCACCCAGCAGGCCGCCGCCAGCGTCGGACAGGGCCTGCTGATCGGCCGGTACGCGGCCAGCTTCGCCCGGCACGGCCTGACCGTCGGGCAGGTGCTGCTCACCGTCGACGACGTGACCCGGCGGGTGCACTACCGCAACGCGTACCGGACCCTGCGCAAGCTGCTCGACCTGCGGGCGGTGCCGATCGTCAACGAGAACGACACGGTGGCCACCGAGGAGATCCGGTTCGGCGACAACGACCGGCTGGCCGCGCTGGTGGCCGCGCTGGTCCACGCCGACCTGCTGGTGCTCCTCTCGGACGTGGACGCGCTCTGGACCGGCGACCCGACCCGGCCGGAGAGCACCCGGATCACCGAGGTCCGCGGCGACCGCGAGCTGGCCGGGGTCGACATCGGCGGCGCGGGTCGCGCCGGGGTGGGCACCGGCGGCATGGTCACCAAGGTGGAGGCGGCCCGGATCGCCACCGGCTTCGGCATCCCGGTGGTGCTCACGGCCGCCCCGCTGGCCGCCCCGGCGCTGGCCGGTGAGCCGGTCGGCACGCTCTTCCACCCCGAGCGGCAGCGCCCCGCCGCCCGGCTGTTCTGGCTCGCCCACGCCACCACCCCGCGCGGCCGGCTGCACCTCGACCCGGGGGCGGTGCAGGCCGTGGTGGGCCGGCGCAAGTCACTGCTCCCGGCCGGGATCACCGCCGTCGACGGCGCCTTCACCGCCGGGGACCCGGTGGACCTGGTGGACGCCGAGGGCGCACCGGTGGCCCGAGGGCTGGTCAACTACGACGCGGTGGAGCTGCCCGGGCTGCTCGGCCGCTCAACCGGAGAACTCGCCGCGGCGCTCGGCCCGGCGTACGAACGGGAGGTCGTCCACCGCGACGACCTCGTGCTGCTGTGA
- a CDS encoding MGMT family protein, producing MTPDEYVEAVLDLVERIPPGRVMSYGAVADALAERSGRTSARLVGSIMARHGGGVPWHRVVNSAGRLPPGHEVEARARLRAEGCPLRASGVDMRAAAWSPEEGM from the coding sequence GTGACACCTGACGAGTACGTGGAGGCGGTGCTCGACCTGGTCGAGCGGATCCCGCCGGGCCGGGTGATGTCGTACGGGGCGGTCGCCGACGCGCTCGCCGAGCGCTCGGGGCGGACCTCCGCCCGGCTGGTCGGCTCGATCATGGCCCGGCACGGGGGCGGGGTGCCCTGGCACCGGGTGGTGAACTCGGCCGGGCGGTTGCCGCCGGGGCACGAGGTCGAGGCGCGGGCCCGGCTACGGGCCGAGGGTTGCCCGCTGCGTGCGTCCGGGGTGGACATGAGGGCGGCGGCGTGGTCGCCGGAGGAGGGGATGTGA
- a CDS encoding alpha/beta fold hydrolase, giving the protein MKRANLWPDHLLPAHHVPPPWPGRQVRLDGSVTYVRDTPATAPGAEPALYVHGLGGSSQNWTDLAGLLADRLDGQAIDLPGFGRSEPGRRYTIPSFAQRVVRWIEQGDRGPVHLFGNSLGGAVTVQVAALRPDLVRTLTLISPALPFLDFRRSLQGRMLPLLAIPRGERLAAWRLTQLAPEVTAQQVMEACVADLTRISEQRRQEAVEEIRIRYEAAHYAAAYVRTFRGLVSCFLRSYLPGSGSLWRLAATVRAPTLVVGGRQDRLVDVRVAPQAARVIPDSRLLMLDGVGHVAQLEVPRTVARAVVGLLAETEESARGHDMAG; this is encoded by the coding sequence ATGAAGCGCGCCAACCTCTGGCCGGACCATCTGCTGCCGGCGCACCACGTGCCGCCGCCATGGCCCGGCCGCCAGGTACGCCTCGACGGCTCGGTCACCTACGTACGGGACACCCCGGCCACCGCGCCCGGCGCGGAGCCGGCGCTCTACGTGCACGGCCTCGGCGGTTCGTCGCAGAACTGGACGGACCTGGCCGGTCTGCTCGCCGACCGGCTGGACGGTCAGGCCATCGACCTGCCCGGCTTCGGGCGCAGCGAGCCGGGGCGGCGCTACACGATCCCCTCCTTCGCCCAGCGGGTGGTGCGCTGGATCGAGCAAGGCGACCGGGGGCCGGTGCACCTCTTCGGCAACTCGCTGGGCGGGGCGGTCACGGTGCAGGTCGCGGCGTTGCGGCCGGACCTGGTGCGGACGCTGACCCTGATTTCCCCGGCACTGCCATTCCTGGACTTCCGGCGCTCCCTCCAGGGGCGGATGCTGCCGCTCCTGGCGATCCCCCGGGGCGAGCGGCTGGCCGCCTGGCGGCTTACTCAGCTGGCCCCCGAGGTGACGGCCCAGCAGGTGATGGAGGCCTGCGTCGCCGACCTGACCCGGATCAGCGAGCAGCGCCGGCAGGAGGCCGTCGAGGAGATCCGGATCCGCTACGAGGCCGCGCACTACGCCGCCGCGTACGTCCGGACGTTCCGCGGTCTGGTCTCCTGCTTCCTGCGGTCGTACCTGCCCGGGTCGGGTTCGCTCTGGCGGCTGGCCGCCACGGTGCGGGCGCCCACGCTGGTGGTCGGCGGTCGGCAGGACCGGCTGGTCGATGTCCGGGTGGCGCCGCAGGCCGCCCGGGTCATCCCGGACAGCCGGCTGCTGATGCTCGACGGTGTCGGCCACGTGGCGCAGTTGGAGGTGCCGCGCACGGTGGCGCGGGCGGTGGTGGGACTGCTCGCCGAAACGGAGGAGAGCGCGCGGGGTCACGACATGGCAGGCTGA
- the moeZ gene encoding adenylyltransferase/sulfurtransferase MoeZ, with protein sequence MARFATADPGESTVSLPPLVEPAAELTVDEIRRYSRHLIIPDVGVEGQKRLKNARVLCVGAGGLGSPALMYLAAAGVGTLGIIDFDTVDESNLQRQIIHGVSDVGRSKAESAAASIREINPLVQVEIHNTALDRENVREIFDRYDLIVDGTDNFATRYMVNDAAVLLGKPYVWGSIYRFDGQASVFWAEHGPCYRCLYPEPPPPGMVPSCAEGGVLGVLCASIGSIQVNEAIKLLTGIGEPLVGRLMVYDALEMEYRKIKVRKDPNCVLCGENPTVTDLLEDYEDFCGAVSEEAQEAVVDSTITALELKEWQDAGKDVFLVDVREPAEYEIVRIPGATLIPKGDIISGEALANLPQDRQIVLHCKSGVRSAEALAALKAAGFRDAVHVQGGVLSWIKQIDPSLPAY encoded by the coding sequence ATGGCGCGGTTCGCCACCGCCGATCCCGGGGAGTCCACCGTGTCGTTGCCCCCGCTCGTCGAGCCCGCCGCCGAGCTGACCGTTGACGAGATCCGTCGCTACTCGCGCCACCTGATCATCCCGGACGTCGGGGTCGAGGGGCAGAAGCGGCTGAAGAACGCCCGGGTGCTCTGCGTCGGCGCCGGCGGTCTCGGCTCGCCGGCCCTGATGTACCTCGCCGCCGCCGGCGTCGGCACGCTCGGCATCATCGACTTCGACACCGTGGACGAGTCCAACCTCCAGCGCCAGATCATCCACGGCGTCTCGGACGTCGGACGGTCCAAGGCCGAGTCCGCCGCGGCCTCGATCCGGGAGATCAACCCGCTGGTCCAGGTGGAGATCCACAACACCGCGCTGGACCGGGAGAACGTCAGAGAGATCTTCGACCGGTACGACCTGATCGTTGACGGCACGGACAACTTCGCCACCCGCTACATGGTCAACGACGCTGCGGTGCTGCTCGGCAAGCCGTACGTCTGGGGCTCGATCTACCGCTTCGACGGCCAGGCGTCGGTGTTCTGGGCCGAGCACGGCCCCTGCTACCGCTGCCTCTACCCGGAGCCCCCGCCGCCCGGCATGGTCCCGTCCTGCGCCGAGGGTGGCGTCCTCGGCGTGCTCTGCGCCTCGATCGGCTCGATCCAGGTCAACGAGGCGATCAAGCTGCTCACCGGCATCGGCGAGCCGCTGGTGGGCCGGCTGATGGTCTACGACGCCCTGGAGATGGAATACCGCAAGATCAAGGTCCGCAAGGACCCGAACTGCGTGCTCTGCGGCGAGAACCCGACGGTCACCGACCTGCTGGAGGACTACGAGGACTTCTGCGGCGCGGTCTCCGAGGAGGCGCAGGAGGCGGTGGTCGACTCGACCATCACCGCACTGGAGCTGAAGGAGTGGCAGGACGCCGGCAAGGACGTCTTCCTGGTCGACGTCCGCGAGCCCGCCGAGTACGAGATCGTCCGGATCCCCGGCGCCACCCTGATCCCCAAGGGCGACATCATCTCGGGCGAGGCGCTGGCCAACCTCCCGCAGGACAGGCAGATCGTGCTGCACTGCAAGTCCGGTGTCCGCTCCGCCGAGGCGCTCGCCGCGCTGAAGGCGGCCGGCTTCCGCGACGCCGTGCACGTCCAGGGCGGCGTGCTCTCCTGGATCAAGCAGATCGATCCGTCGCTGCCCGCGTACTGA
- a CDS encoding MFS transporter — protein sequence MDATGPTGRLPRRVHAGYALGSLVTGAFGTVPGLLLLPYLTDTLGVAAGVAALLVLLPKAWDVVVNPVAGRISDRTRSRWGARRPYLLLGGLALAVLFAGIFAAPFGAGPAAGAYVAVAFLATATAFAFFQVPYVAMPAELTGDYAERTRLMSWRIAVLALAILVSGAVAPAVVTAGGDGLAGHRWMGLFVAGLIVAGAVGAFLGTRAAPTGTVGESEPSLRAQLAVAGRNRPFRALLACFVVQSAGVATVLAGVSYFADQVLRDPETGPTLLFACFVGPALLVMPLWTRVGARVGKLAALVAASLIFAVGALALVAAPVLPAVGIYPLVALIGVGYAGQQVFALAMLPDCIAYDTARTGRRQAGVFTGLWTAGETFGLALGPGLYGLVLQVSGYASSSTGVAASQSATARLGVLLGFTALPALLVGAAVLLLRRYDLTAERLAAATSTPSADHGVVVGEESR from the coding sequence ATGGACGCGACGGGGCCGACCGGGCGGCTGCCCCGCCGGGTGCACGCCGGCTACGCACTGGGCTCGCTGGTCACCGGGGCCTTCGGCACCGTGCCCGGGCTGCTGCTCCTGCCGTACCTGACCGACACGCTGGGCGTCGCCGCGGGCGTGGCCGCCCTGCTGGTGCTCCTGCCGAAGGCGTGGGATGTGGTGGTCAACCCGGTCGCCGGGCGGATCTCCGACCGGACCCGGTCGCGCTGGGGTGCCCGCCGGCCGTACCTGCTGCTGGGCGGGCTCGCGCTGGCCGTGCTCTTCGCCGGGATCTTCGCGGCGCCGTTCGGCGCCGGGCCGGCCGCCGGGGCGTACGTGGCGGTGGCGTTCCTGGCCACCGCGACCGCGTTCGCCTTCTTCCAGGTGCCGTACGTGGCCATGCCGGCCGAGCTGACCGGCGACTACGCGGAACGTACCCGGCTGATGAGCTGGCGGATCGCGGTGCTGGCGCTGGCCATCCTGGTCTCCGGGGCGGTGGCCCCGGCGGTGGTGACCGCCGGCGGCGACGGCCTGGCCGGGCACCGCTGGATGGGCCTCTTCGTGGCCGGGCTGATCGTGGCCGGCGCGGTCGGCGCGTTCCTCGGCACCCGCGCCGCGCCGACCGGCACGGTGGGGGAGAGCGAGCCGAGCCTGCGGGCCCAGCTCGCGGTGGCCGGCCGCAACCGGCCGTTCCGGGCCCTGCTGGCCTGCTTCGTGGTGCAGTCCGCCGGGGTGGCCACCGTGCTGGCCGGGGTGAGCTACTTCGCCGACCAGGTGCTGCGCGACCCGGAGACCGGGCCCACCCTGCTCTTCGCCTGCTTCGTCGGGCCGGCGCTGCTGGTCATGCCGCTCTGGACCCGGGTCGGCGCCCGGGTGGGCAAGCTCGCCGCCCTGGTGGCCGCGTCGCTGATCTTCGCGGTCGGCGCGCTGGCCCTGGTCGCCGCGCCGGTGCTGCCGGCCGTCGGGATCTACCCGCTGGTCGCGCTGATCGGCGTCGGCTACGCCGGCCAGCAGGTCTTCGCGCTGGCGATGCTCCCGGACTGCATCGCCTACGACACCGCGCGCACCGGCCGCCGCCAGGCCGGCGTCTTCACCGGACTGTGGACCGCCGGGGAGACCTTCGGCCTCGCCCTCGGCCCCGGCCTTTACGGCCTGGTCCTCCAGGTCAGCGGGTACGCCTCCTCGTCCACCGGCGTCGCCGCCAGCCAGTCCGCCACCGCCCGCCTCGGCGTCCTGCTCGGCTTCACCGCCCTCCCCGCCCTCCTGGTCGGCGCGGCCGTGCTGCTGCTGCGTCGCTACGACCTGACCGCCGAACGTCTCGCCGCCGCCACCTCCACCCCCTCCGCCGATCATGGCGTTGTAGTGGGGGAGGAAAGCCGCTGA
- a CDS encoding DUF3152 domain-containing protein, giving the protein MPSSPRPRHGSARPAPAVRPTAQPAARRWRPVVVVTAFLVAAGFAVGVLVQRPPASAEVLVNDGWAAQTAAHSTAPTPPPSPSGSPSGRPVPSPSTPAEPVLSLPGPVPSAGRGSFGYDDRQGGVLGRSGTLRRFRVAVENGSGEDVHAFGDAVQTALAGPGSWVDSGQLRLQRVPGGSGYDFTIYLATARTAGQMCLAGGTDIRIGGRPYTSCRSPGKVIINLDRWRLSVPHLVKAGLPLERYRLYVINHEVGHQLGHHHEGCPGPGRPAPVMQQQTLFLDGCTPNPWPYVEGRRYTGPPV; this is encoded by the coding sequence ATGCCCAGTTCCCCCCGGCCGCGGCACGGCTCCGCTCGGCCCGCTCCTGCCGTCCGCCCGACCGCTCAACCCGCCGCGCGCCGTTGGCGGCCGGTGGTCGTGGTGACCGCGTTCCTGGTCGCCGCCGGGTTCGCCGTCGGCGTGCTGGTGCAGCGGCCGCCGGCCAGCGCCGAGGTGCTGGTGAACGACGGGTGGGCCGCCCAAACGGCCGCCCATTCGACCGCGCCCACGCCGCCCCCGTCCCCGTCCGGGTCGCCGTCCGGCCGGCCCGTGCCGAGCCCGAGCACCCCCGCCGAGCCGGTGCTGAGCCTGCCCGGCCCGGTGCCCTCGGCGGGGCGCGGCAGCTTCGGGTACGACGACCGCCAGGGCGGGGTGCTCGGCCGGTCCGGCACGCTGCGGCGCTTCCGGGTGGCGGTGGAGAACGGCTCCGGGGAGGACGTGCACGCCTTCGGCGACGCGGTGCAGACGGCGCTCGCCGGGCCGGGGAGCTGGGTGGACAGCGGTCAGTTGCGGTTGCAGCGGGTACCGGGCGGTTCCGGGTACGACTTCACGATCTACCTCGCGACGGCCCGTACGGCGGGTCAGATGTGTCTGGCCGGGGGCACCGACATCCGGATCGGCGGGCGGCCGTACACCTCGTGTCGCAGCCCCGGCAAGGTGATCATCAATCTGGACCGCTGGCGACTGTCGGTGCCGCACCTGGTGAAGGCCGGATTGCCGCTGGAGCGCTACCGGCTCTACGTGATCAATCATGAGGTCGGCCACCAGTTGGGGCACCACCACGAGGGTTGCCCGGGCCCGGGCCGGCCGGCGCCGGTGATGCAGCAGCAGACCCTCTTCCTGGACGGCTGCACGCCCAATCCCTGGCCGTACGTGGAGGGGCGGCGGTATACCGGACCGCCGGTGTGA